CGCCTGAAGCAGTCGCCGGGGGAGGTAAAGGTGGAGCGCCGGCCTGGCTACACGGGCAGCGGCGACTTTGGGCCGGGCTTTGTCGGACTGCTTGCCTTGTTGGGCGCGGCTGCCTGGCTTCGCCGGAAACATTGAGCACCGAATCGAAACCTCTTCCGCTGGTGGCGTGGCCCTGGGCCACGGCCGCCGTCATCGTCGCCGCCCTCCTGGTTTACATCATTCCCGGCGCGTCGGAGTTGCTCGTTTACGACCGGGCGCGCGTGACGCAAGGCGAGTGGTGGCGGGTGCTGACGTCGCACTGGGTGCATTTCAGCGTGAGCCACCTCTTCTGGAATGCGCTCGTGGTGGCCGTTGCCGGGAGCTGGGCCGAGCGGCTGCTGCCGTGGCGGGCGCGGATCCTCTATCTCGTGGCGGCTGGGGTGATCGGCGCCGCGCTCCATGCGCTGGAGCCGTCGCTCGCCCGCTACGGCGGTCTGTCCGGCGTGGCGGCGGGGCTCGTGGTGTTCCTCGCGATGGTGCAACTGCGCCGCGGGACCGATAGCCGCTGGTTTTGGTGGACGGTCCTGGGGCTGCTCGTGGTCAAGATCGTGGCCGAGACGCTGCTCGCCAGCCCGTTGCTCGCGCGGTTCCCCGACCCGGCGATGCGCTCCATGGCCATCGCGCACCTCGCGGGTGCCGTGGCGGGGACAATGGCGCTACGCCGCTACAAGCCCGCGACGAAAGCGTGAGGCCCTGCGCCTGAGGGGATAGCCCGGGCGACGGTTTTTTGCGTCGCGCACCCTCCGGGCGCGGCTTTTCCTCGCCGCATGGGCTTCTTTGACCGCTTCACGAGGAAGATGCCGGCGTCACAGCCGGCCAACGGCTCGCCTGTGCCCGCGGCCAACCCGCCGGCGGAGAGCGCGCCGACTCCGGTGACACCCCCGGTCGCAGCTTCGCCGGTGAAGCCACGGCTCGTGGCGGCCCGCGAGCGGCTCGAGGCAAAGGACCTGCCGGGCGCGATGGCGATTTACGAGGAGATCCTGACGATGGCGGGCGACCGCGCCGACGTGTTGGTCACGGTCTCCGGTGATCTCGGCACACACGGTCATGTGGCGCAGATCATCGAACTCGTCGCTCCGCGTTACGACGCGCAGCGGCACGGGCCGGCGACCGGGCTCAATCTCCTGCAGGCGTACCTCGCGGTCCAAAATCCGGACGCGGCGCAGCACGTGCTCGACATCCTTTTCAGCCTGAACCGGCCCGAACTCGAGGAGCGGCTGCACGGCTTCTCCAACGCGATCGCCGAGATGATGACGATGCCGGAGCCGGAAGCGGCCGCGGCTCCGGCAAGTGCGCCGACCGGCGGCACGGCGGGCGCAGCGGCCGCCCCGCAGGCGCCGAAGGTCGGACTGATTACAGTGAGCAAGCCGATCTGGTTCTACGGCCTGGAGCCGATGGCCGACGCGGTGCTGCCGCCCAAGCAGGGCCGGATGCGGCGCGTGGCGTTCACGCAGCTCTCGCTGCCAGGCATCCAGAACCTCGCCGAGGCGCTCAAGGAGCCGGAGAACGAACTCACGCGGCTGTCCCGCGCCGTGCCGGTGTGGCTGGCCGAGACGTTCTATCTGGCGGCGAACTACGCACCGGTGGCCGCGCTCGCGACGGTAACGATGCCCGACGGGGTGACGCGCCCGATGATCTTTGGCGCCGAACTCACCACCGAGCACCTGCGCCAGGTGGTGGAGGCTTCGAAGGAAGGCCTGGACTACATCTTCACGGGCGCGCTGCGCGAGCAGGCCGGGGACTGCGAACTCGTCATGCGCCTATTCGAGGTGCGCGGTTTCCGGGAGCGCAAGAAGCTGGTCCTGCGCTGGACGCCCGCCACCGCCGACGCGGAGCTGGGCCAGCTCCACGCCGAGATCCGGCGGTTCATGGAATGGACGCCGGCCGGGGCGGGCATGACCTACGCTCCGCCCGCGTCGCCGCGCGCGTGGCTGAATCTGCTGGGCGCGTCGGTGGGCTCCTTCCTCGTCGACAAGGGCGTGCTGCCGGCGGACTGCTTCATGCCCGTGGCCGCGGACCTCGAGCAGCTGGCGCCGCAGGCGGCCACCAATGAGGCGGCCTCCCTGGCGTATTTGACCCTGCGGGCCCGCGCGGCCCGACAGGGCGTCACGGCACCGGAACCCGCGCTGGCGGCGACGCCGCTGGTGCAGCAAGCGCGGGAAACCCTGGGACAATGATGCACACGCAGACCTCAGACCTGCGCATTCGCGCGCAGAAACCGCTGATCGCCCCGGCCGTGTTGGAGGAGGAGCTGCCGTTGACCGACGCCAGCGCCGAACTCGTGGCGCGGTCGCGGCGGGATATCGCCTCGATCCTGAACGGGACGGATGACCGCCTGCTCGTGGTGGTCGGGCCCTGCTCGATTCACGATCCGGGGGCGGCGCTGGACTACGCGGCGCGGCTGAAGGAAGCGGCGGCGCTGTATCCGGGCGAGCTGCTGATGGTGATGCGGGTTTATTTTGAGAAGCCGCGCACCGTGGTGGGCTGGAAAGGCCTGATCAACGACCCGTTCCTCGACGGCACGTACCAGATCAACGCCGGCCTGCGCCTCGCGCGGAAGCTGATGCGCGACGTCGTGACGCTGGGGCTGCCGGTCGGCACCGAGTTTCTGGATACGACGCTCGGCCAGTATTACGCGGACCTCGTGTCGTGGGGCGCGATTGGCGCGCGCACGGTGGAAAGCCAGGTGCATCGCGAGCTCGCGTCGGGCCTCTCGATGCCGGTCGGCTTCAAGAACCGCACCGACGGCGACGTGCGCGTGGCGGTGGACGCGATCCGCTCGGCGCGGCATCCGCACTGGTTCCCCTCGCTGACGCGCGAGGGCGCGCCGGCGGTGATGGGCACGGCCGGCAACGAGCACGGGCACCTGGTCCTGCGCGGCGGCACCAAGGGCGCAAACTATGGGACCGCCGAAGTGGCCGCGGCGGTGGCGCTGCTGGCGGAGCACGAGCTCGCACCGCACGTGATGGTCGACTGCAGCCACGCCAACAGCGGCAAGGACCCGGCGGTCGAGCCGCAGGTCGCGGCGGACATTGCGGCGCAGATCGCAGGCGGCAGCCGCGCCGTGGCCGCGGTGATGATCGAGAGCAATCTCCTCGGCGGGGCGCAGGACTTTCGGGCGCGGCCGCTCGTGTACGGGCGCAGCATCACCGACGCGTGTCTCGCGTGGGAGCAGACGCTGCCGATCTTCGCGCGGCTGGCGGAAGCGGTTCAGGCCCGGCGAGTCCGGGCGTAGTGGGATCGCGGCGACGGCGAACCTGCCCAACGCATGAGCGCGACCGCCGTTGCCGCCGAAATTCTCGCCGAGCTGCGGGCCCAGCGCAGTGAGCGCAATATCGCCGGCATGCGCCGCTTCGGTATCGCGCCGGCGGGCGAGCAACTGGGCGTATCCGCGCCGGTGCTGCGGGCGATCGCGCGCCGGCATCGGCGCGACCACGCGCTGGCGCTCGCGCTGTGGGCGACCCGCGTGCATGAGGCGCGCGGGCTGGCGACGCTGGTGGACGATCCGGCGCAGGTCACGCGGTCGCAGGTGCGTGCGTGGGCGCGGGAGCTCGACAACTGGGCGGTAACGGACGCGGCGGCGTTCCTGTTCGACCGGTGCGCGTTCGCGGCCGACGTGGCGCACGCCTACAGCCGGCGGACGCGGGAGTACGAGAAGCGGCTGGCGTTCTCGATCATGGCTGGGATGGCGGTGCACCGGAAAGAGCTGTCGGACGACGTGTTTCTCGCGTTCCTGCCGGTGATCGCGCGGGAGGCGACGGATGAGCGGAATTTCGTGCGCAAGGCGGTGAACTGGGCGCTGCGACAGATCGGCAAGCGGAACCCGCGACTGCGGCGGGCGGCGATCGCGGAGGCGCGGCGCATCCAGAAGCTGGATTCACGCGCGGCGCGCTGGATCGCGAGCGATGCGTTGCGGGAACTCGCGCGACCGCGGGCGCCGCGCCGAAAGCTACAGGTTGGAAAGTGACAAGTTGGAATGTTTTTGGCGGATGGGTCCGGGGGCGCAGGTTGGAAATAGCAGGTCGGGGCCAGAGTTCACCGCGAAGGGCCGCGAACCCAGCCGCGAAAATCTGCGGTGGTCGGCTCCGCTCCTGGGATTCCCTCCCGCCTTTTGCCTGTTTGGTCTGCGCGCAGCTCCTCGATTCCCCTGCCCTACGGCGCGGCGCGCGGGAACGTGGCGTTGGTTCAGACGGGGGAGCCGGCGCTCTTTTCGGTGGCGAGCTGGCCGCAGCCGGCGGCGATGTCGATGCCGCGGCGCTGGCGGACGGTGCTCGGCAGCGAGAACTCCTCGGCGAGGATGGACTGGAATCTCTTCGCGGCCTCGGTGCGACCGGGTGTGCCGGCGAAGCCGGGCGTGGGGTTGAGCGGGATGAGGTTTACCTGGGCGGGGAGCCCCTGGAGGAGCCGGCCGACGGCGCGTGCGTGTTCGGGCGTGTCGTTGGCGCCCTCGATCAAGGTCCACTCGTAGAAGATCCGCCGGCCGGTGCGCTCGCTGTAGGTGCGGCAGGCGGCCATGAGGGCGTCGAGCGGCCACTTCTTCGCCACCGGCACGAGGACGGCGCGTTCCGCCTGGGTGGCGGCGTGGAGGGAGACGGCAAGGCTCAGCGGGCGCTGCTCCTCGGCGAGCCGCAGGATCCCGGGCACGACGCCGACGGTGCTGACGGTGATCCGCTCGGCGGCGAGGGCGAGGCCGTTGGGATCGCGGAGAATGTCGATGGCGTGCATCACCGCGTCGTAGTTGTGCAGCGGTTCGCCCATGCCCATGAGCACGACATTCCGCAGCCGCGGGGCGACGCCGGGCGCGTGGCGGCAGTGCTTGGCGAGCGCGGGTTTGCGCAGGGCGCGGGCGACGTGGACGGCCTGGCCGACGATCTCACCCGGCGTGAGGTGGCGCGTGTAGCCCATCTGGCCGGTGGCGCAGAAGACGCAGCCCATCGCGCAGCCCACCTGACTGGAGATGCAGGCGGTGACGCGACCGTTGAAGCGCATCAGGACCGTCTCGACGGCGGCGCCGCCCTCAAGGCCCAGCAGGTACTTGCGGGTGAAACCGTCGCTCGAGTCACGCTCGGCGGTGGTGGCGAGGAGGCCGAAGCGGGTCTCGCGGGCGAGCCGCTCGCGCACGCGGGCGGGCAGCTCCGGCATGGCGGCGAAGGAGTCCGCGAGTTCGAGGTAGAGGTAGTTCCAGAGCCGGCCGACGTGGACCGGATTCAGCTCCCAGCGGCCGAACGCCGCGATGAGCTGAGGGCGGGTCAGGTCGTAGAGATTGAGCAGCGGAGCCGGCATGTGGGTCGCCACCATAGGGCGGGTGCCGGCTCCCGCAACCCCGCACGCCGATCGTGGCGGCCCGCGCGTGGCGGCAACCTAGACGTAGCGGCTGGGGGCCGGTTCGTCGTCGGGCTTGCCCTCGTAGGCGTGGACCGAGCCGGCGGAGTCGCTCCAGAGCGGCAGGTTGTTACGGCGCCACTCGCGCGTCTCGGCGACATCGCGGTGGATCTCGGCCTTGTCGGCCGCCAGCATCAGGCGGTTGAGGGCGGTGTAGAGGAGGTCCTCGGGGGAGACTCCGGCGGCGGAGGCGAAGCGGCAGACGGCGTCGTACTCCGCGTGTTCGAGATGGAGTTTGATTGCGCTCATGGGGCTCCTAGGGGGGTGAGGGCAGGCTACGCGGGGTGACCGGCGAGACAAGGTGAGGCTCCGGGCAGGCGGCAGACAGCGCTCGTCCTAATACCCGCGCCCAAACGCAAGAATTGCGCAGACACGGTCCGGCGGGAGCGACGCGGGATTACGCCGATTGGGGCAAGGCGCGTCGCTTGCGTTGGCGGGCGGGGGCAACATGCTGCGGCACATGGCCATTGTGGCAGAGAAGTTTCTTCAAGCGTTCATCCAGATGTTCATCGCGATCGACCCGGTGGGGTTGGCAGCGGTGTTTCTGGGGCTGGGCCAGGGCGTGGTGCCGAAGCAGCGGCAGCGGATCGCGCGGCAGGCGACGCTGACCGGTGGCGGCGTGGCGCTGCTCTTCCTTTTCCTGGGCACCAACATCTTCAAGGCCCTCGGCATTGTCGCGGGCGACTTCCAGATCGCGGGCGGCCTGATCCTTTTCATCCTGGCCGCGCGCGACCTGATCCAGTCGGCCACGGAACCCGAGAACGTCCCGATGGACTTCGGCGTGGTGCCGCTCGGCATGCCGCTGATCGCGGGACCGGCGCTGATTGCGACGCTGATCGTATCGGCGGAGACGCTCGGGATGCGCGTCACGCTCGCCGCGTTGGTGACCAACCTGCTGCTGGTGATGCTGGCATTCCGCTTCAGCGATCAGCTCGGCGCGCGCATCGGCGCGACCGGCCTGCGGGCGATCTCGAAGATCATCTCGATGCTGCTCGCCGCGATCGCCGTGAACATGGTGCGCCGCGGCTGGGCCGCCTGAGCGCGGAGTGACGGCGGGTGCGCCGCCTGCGGTGGGAGAACGAGAACGATCTGGCCGTTTGACGCGGGGCAGCGCCGAACGGCGCTGCCGCACTAGACTAGCGTCGTCATCAGCCGGGCGTAGATCTTGGCGCAGGCGATGAGCTCCTTGAGGCGGGCGCGTTCGTTGACGGCGTGGAAGTTCTCGCCGCCGGGACCGTAGCCGAGCGTCGGAATCTTCAGCGCGTGCGAGAAGAAGTGCATGTCGTTGAACCCGGTCGACACGTTGAACGTCGTGGGTTCGCGCCGCACCTGCGTCACGCAGTCGGCCATCGCGGTGAAGAATGGATGCGTCGGCGGCGAGAAGCAGGAGAAGTTCTCCGAGATGCCGCGCACGGTGATGCGACAGTCAGGGATCCGGCGGGCGGCGGCGGCCAGGAAGGCGCGCAGGTCGCGCTCGGCACGGGCGTGGTCCTCCAGGGGCAGCACCCGCCGGTCGATGGTGAAGCTGGCGTGCGCGGGCACGGTGTTGATCTTGGCGCCCTCGCCGCAGTGAAACACGCCGCCGAGGTTGACCGTGGGCGACATG
The Opitutus sp. ER46 genome window above contains:
- the rrtA gene encoding rhombosortase, which produces MAWPWATAAVIVAALLVYIIPGASELLVYDRARVTQGEWWRVLTSHWVHFSVSHLFWNALVVAVAGSWAERLLPWRARILYLVAAGVIGAALHALEPSLARYGGLSGVAAGLVVFLAMVQLRRGTDSRWFWWTVLGLLVVKIVAETLLASPLLARFPDPAMRSMAIAHLAGAVAGTMALRRYKPATKA
- a CDS encoding 3-deoxy-7-phosphoheptulonate synthase translates to MHTQTSDLRIRAQKPLIAPAVLEEELPLTDASAELVARSRRDIASILNGTDDRLLVVVGPCSIHDPGAALDYAARLKEAAALYPGELLMVMRVYFEKPRTVVGWKGLINDPFLDGTYQINAGLRLARKLMRDVVTLGLPVGTEFLDTTLGQYYADLVSWGAIGARTVESQVHRELASGLSMPVGFKNRTDGDVRVAVDAIRSARHPHWFPSLTREGAPAVMGTAGNEHGHLVLRGGTKGANYGTAEVAAAVALLAEHELAPHVMVDCSHANSGKDPAVEPQVAADIAAQIAGGSRAVAAVMIESNLLGGAQDFRARPLVYGRSITDACLAWEQTLPIFARLAEAVQARRVRA
- a CDS encoding DNA alkylation repair protein, with amino-acid sequence MSATAVAAEILAELRAQRSERNIAGMRRFGIAPAGEQLGVSAPVLRAIARRHRRDHALALALWATRVHEARGLATLVDDPAQVTRSQVRAWARELDNWAVTDAAAFLFDRCAFAADVAHAYSRRTREYEKRLAFSIMAGMAVHRKELSDDVFLAFLPVIAREATDERNFVRKAVNWALRQIGKRNPRLRRAAIAEARRIQKLDSRAARWIASDALRELARPRAPRRKLQVGK
- the rlmN gene encoding 23S rRNA (adenine(2503)-C(2))-methyltransferase RlmN translates to MPAPLLNLYDLTRPQLIAAFGRWELNPVHVGRLWNYLYLELADSFAAMPELPARVRERLARETRFGLLATTAERDSSDGFTRKYLLGLEGGAAVETVLMRFNGRVTACISSQVGCAMGCVFCATGQMGYTRHLTPGEIVGQAVHVARALRKPALAKHCRHAPGVAPRLRNVVLMGMGEPLHNYDAVMHAIDILRDPNGLALAAERITVSTVGVVPGILRLAEEQRPLSLAVSLHAATQAERAVLVPVAKKWPLDALMAACRTYSERTGRRIFYEWTLIEGANDTPEHARAVGRLLQGLPAQVNLIPLNPTPGFAGTPGRTEAAKRFQSILAEEFSLPSTVRQRRGIDIAAGCGQLATEKSAGSPV
- a CDS encoding MarC family protein, with product MAIVAEKFLQAFIQMFIAIDPVGLAAVFLGLGQGVVPKQRQRIARQATLTGGGVALLFLFLGTNIFKALGIVAGDFQIAGGLILFILAARDLIQSATEPENVPMDFGVVPLGMPLIAGPALIATLIVSAETLGMRVTLAALVTNLLLVMLAFRFSDQLGARIGATGLRAISKIISMLLAAIAVNMVRRGWAA